One segment of Cynocephalus volans isolate mCynVol1 chromosome 8, mCynVol1.pri, whole genome shotgun sequence DNA contains the following:
- the DVL1 gene encoding segment polarity protein dishevelled homolog DVL-1 isoform X1, with protein MAETKIIYHMDEEETPYLVKLPVAPERVTLADFKGVLSNRPVHAYKFFFKSMDQDFGVVKEEIFDDNAKLPCFNGRVVSWLVLAEGAHSDAGSQGTDSHMDLPPTLERTGGIGDSRPPSFHPNVASSHDGMDNETGTESMVSHRRERARRRNREEASRPNGHPRGDRRRERGLAPDSASTVLSSELESSSFIDSEDDENTSRLSSSTEQSTSSRLVRKHKRRRRKQRLRQTDRASSFSSITDSTMSLNIITVTLNMERHHFLGISIVGQSNDRGDGGIYIGSIMKGGAVAADGRIEPGDMLLQVNDVNFENMSNDDAVRVLREIVSQTGPISLTVAKCWDPTPRSYFTIPRADPVRPIDPAAWLSHTAALTGALPRYGTSPCSSAATRTSSSSLTSSVPGAPQLEEAPLTVKSDMGAVVRVMQLPDSGLEIRDRMWLKITIANAVIGADVVDWLYTHVEGFKERREARKYASSMLKHGFLRHTVNKITFSEQCYYVFGDLCSNLAALNINSGSSGASDQDTLAPLPHQAAPWPLGQGYPYQYPGPPPCFPPAYQDPGFSYGSGSTGSQQSEESKSSGSTRSSRRAPGHEKEHRVAGAGGSGSESAHTAPSGTGSGWRERPASQLSRGSSQASTVAPGLPPLHPLTKAYAVVGGPPGGPPVRELAAVPPELTGSRQSFQKAMGNPCEFFVDIM; from the exons ATGGCGGAGACCAAGATCATCTACCACATGGACGAGGAGGAGACGCCGTACCTGGTCAAGCTGCCCGTGGCCCCCGAGCGCGTCACGCTGGCCGACTTCAAGGGCGTGCTCAGCAACCGGCCCGTGCACGCCTACAAATTCTTCTTCAAGTCCATGGACCAGGACTTCGG GGTGGTGAAGGAGGAGATCTTCGATGACAACGCCAAGCTGCCCTGCTTCAATGGCCGCGTGGTTTCCTGG CTGGTTCTGGCTGAGGGCGCTCACTCAGATGCGGGGTCCCAGGGCACTGACAGCCACATGGACCTGCCTCCAACTCTTGAGCGGACAGGTGGCATTGGGGACTCACGGCCCCCCTCCTTCCA CCCCAATGTGGCCAGTAGCCACGACGGGATGGACAATGAGACTGGCACCGAGTCCATGGTCAGCCACCGGCGGGAGCGAGCCCGACGCCGGAACCGTGAGGAAG CCTCAAGGCCCAATGGGCACCCGAGAGGAGACCGGCGGCGGGAACGGGGGCTGGCCCCGGACAGCGCCTCCACTGTGCTGAGCAGCGAGCTGGAGTCCAGTAGCTTCATCGACTCTGAGGACGACGAGAACACGAGCCG gctgaGCAGCTCCACAGAGCAGAGCACCTCCTCCCGGCTCGTCCGCAAGCACAAGCGCCGGCGGCGGAAGCAGCGCCTTCGGCAGACAGACCGG GCCTCATCCTTCAGCAGCATCACCGACTCCACCATGTCCCTGAACATCATCACTGTCACACTCAACATGG AGAGGCACCACTTCCTGGGCATTAGCATCGTGGGCCAGAGCAATGACCGGGGTGACGGTGGCATCTACATTGGTTCCATCATGAAGGGCGGGGCGGTGGCTGCTGATGGCCGCATCGAGCCTGGCGACATGCTCCTGCAG GTGAATGATGTCAACTTCGAGAACATGAGCAATGATGACGCCGTGCGGGTGCTGAGGGAGATCGTGTCCCAGACGGG GCCCATCAGCCTCACGGTGGCCAAGTGCTGGGACCCAACCCCCCGGAGCTACTTCACCATCCCCAGGG CTGACCCCGTGCGGCCCATCGACCCGGCCGCCTGGCTGTCCCACACGGCGGCGCTGACGGGAGCCCTGCCGCGCTACGGTACGAGCCCCTGCTCGAGTGCTGCCACGCGCACCAGCTCCTCCTCACTAACCAGCTCCGTGCCCGGCGCTCCAC AGCTGGAGGAGGCACCGCTGACAGTGAAGAGCGACATGGGCGCGGTCGTTCGGGTCATGCAGCTGCCAGACTCGGGCCTAGAGATCCGCGACCGCATGTGGCTCAAGATCACCATCGCCAACGCTGTCATCG GGGCGGACGTGGTGGACTGGCTGTACACGCATGTGGAGGGCTTCAAGGAGCGGCGCGAGGCCAGGAAGTACGCCAGCAGCATGCTCAAGCACGGCTTCCTGCGGCACACGGTCAACAAGATCACCTTCTCTGAGCAGTGCTACTACGTGTTCGGGGACCTGTGCAGCA ATCTTGCAGCCCTGAACATCAACAGTGGCTCCAGTGGAGCCTCGGATCAGGACACACTGGCCCCGCTGCCCCACCAGGCTGCCCCCTGGCCCCTGGGTCAGGGCTACCCCTACCAGTACCCGGGGCCCCCGCCCTGCTTCCCACCTGCCTACCAGGATCCCGGTTTTAGCTACGGCAGCGGCAGCACTGGGAGTCAGCAGAGTGAAG AGAGCAAAAGCAGCGGGTCCACCCGGAGCAGCCGTCGGGCCCCGGGCCATGAGAAGGAGCACCGGGTGGCCGGAGCTGGGGGCAGCGGCAGCGAATCAGCACACACGGCGCCTAGTGGGACGGGCAGTGGCTGGCGGGAGCGTCCGGCCAGCCAGCTCAGCCGTGGCAGCAGCCAGGCCTCAACGGTTGCCCCAGGGCTCCCTCCGCTGCACCCCCTAACGAAGGCCTATGCGGTGGTGGGTGGGCCGCCTGGGGGGCCACCTGTCCGGGAGCTGGCTGCTGTCCCCCCGGAGCTGACCGGTAGCCGCCAGTCCTTCCAGAAGGCTATGGGGAACCCCTGCGAGTTCTTCGTGGACATCATGTAG
- the DVL1 gene encoding segment polarity protein dishevelled homolog DVL-1 isoform X2 — protein MAETKIIYHMDEEETPYLVKLPVAPERVTLADFKGVLSNRPVHAYKFFFKSMDQDFGVVKEEIFDDNAKLPCFNGRVVSWLVLAEGAHSDAGSQGTDSHMDLPPTLERTGGIGDSRPPSFHPNVASSHDGMDNETGTESMVSHRRERARRRNREEASRPNGHPRGDRRRERGLAPDSASTVLSSELESSSFIDSEDDENTSRLSSSTEQSTSSRLVRKHKRRRRKQRLRQTDRASSFSSITDSTMSLNIITVTLNMERHHFLGISIVGQSNDRGDGGIYIGSIMKGGAVAADGRIEPGDMLLQVNDVNFENMSNDDAVRVLREIVSQTGPISLTVAKCWDPTPRSYFTIPRADPVRPIDPAAWLSHTAALTGALPRYELEEAPLTVKSDMGAVVRVMQLPDSGLEIRDRMWLKITIANAVIGADVVDWLYTHVEGFKERREARKYASSMLKHGFLRHTVNKITFSEQCYYVFGDLCSNLAALNINSGSSGASDQDTLAPLPHQAAPWPLGQGYPYQYPGPPPCFPPAYQDPGFSYGSGSTGSQQSEESKSSGSTRSSRRAPGHEKEHRVAGAGGSGSESAHTAPSGTGSGWRERPASQLSRGSSQASTVAPGLPPLHPLTKAYAVVGGPPGGPPVRELAAVPPELTGSRQSFQKAMGNPCEFFVDIM, from the exons ATGGCGGAGACCAAGATCATCTACCACATGGACGAGGAGGAGACGCCGTACCTGGTCAAGCTGCCCGTGGCCCCCGAGCGCGTCACGCTGGCCGACTTCAAGGGCGTGCTCAGCAACCGGCCCGTGCACGCCTACAAATTCTTCTTCAAGTCCATGGACCAGGACTTCGG GGTGGTGAAGGAGGAGATCTTCGATGACAACGCCAAGCTGCCCTGCTTCAATGGCCGCGTGGTTTCCTGG CTGGTTCTGGCTGAGGGCGCTCACTCAGATGCGGGGTCCCAGGGCACTGACAGCCACATGGACCTGCCTCCAACTCTTGAGCGGACAGGTGGCATTGGGGACTCACGGCCCCCCTCCTTCCA CCCCAATGTGGCCAGTAGCCACGACGGGATGGACAATGAGACTGGCACCGAGTCCATGGTCAGCCACCGGCGGGAGCGAGCCCGACGCCGGAACCGTGAGGAAG CCTCAAGGCCCAATGGGCACCCGAGAGGAGACCGGCGGCGGGAACGGGGGCTGGCCCCGGACAGCGCCTCCACTGTGCTGAGCAGCGAGCTGGAGTCCAGTAGCTTCATCGACTCTGAGGACGACGAGAACACGAGCCG gctgaGCAGCTCCACAGAGCAGAGCACCTCCTCCCGGCTCGTCCGCAAGCACAAGCGCCGGCGGCGGAAGCAGCGCCTTCGGCAGACAGACCGG GCCTCATCCTTCAGCAGCATCACCGACTCCACCATGTCCCTGAACATCATCACTGTCACACTCAACATGG AGAGGCACCACTTCCTGGGCATTAGCATCGTGGGCCAGAGCAATGACCGGGGTGACGGTGGCATCTACATTGGTTCCATCATGAAGGGCGGGGCGGTGGCTGCTGATGGCCGCATCGAGCCTGGCGACATGCTCCTGCAG GTGAATGATGTCAACTTCGAGAACATGAGCAATGATGACGCCGTGCGGGTGCTGAGGGAGATCGTGTCCCAGACGGG GCCCATCAGCCTCACGGTGGCCAAGTGCTGGGACCCAACCCCCCGGAGCTACTTCACCATCCCCAGGG CTGACCCCGTGCGGCCCATCGACCCGGCCGCCTGGCTGTCCCACACGGCGGCGCTGACGGGAGCCCTGCCGCGCTACG AGCTGGAGGAGGCACCGCTGACAGTGAAGAGCGACATGGGCGCGGTCGTTCGGGTCATGCAGCTGCCAGACTCGGGCCTAGAGATCCGCGACCGCATGTGGCTCAAGATCACCATCGCCAACGCTGTCATCG GGGCGGACGTGGTGGACTGGCTGTACACGCATGTGGAGGGCTTCAAGGAGCGGCGCGAGGCCAGGAAGTACGCCAGCAGCATGCTCAAGCACGGCTTCCTGCGGCACACGGTCAACAAGATCACCTTCTCTGAGCAGTGCTACTACGTGTTCGGGGACCTGTGCAGCA ATCTTGCAGCCCTGAACATCAACAGTGGCTCCAGTGGAGCCTCGGATCAGGACACACTGGCCCCGCTGCCCCACCAGGCTGCCCCCTGGCCCCTGGGTCAGGGCTACCCCTACCAGTACCCGGGGCCCCCGCCCTGCTTCCCACCTGCCTACCAGGATCCCGGTTTTAGCTACGGCAGCGGCAGCACTGGGAGTCAGCAGAGTGAAG AGAGCAAAAGCAGCGGGTCCACCCGGAGCAGCCGTCGGGCCCCGGGCCATGAGAAGGAGCACCGGGTGGCCGGAGCTGGGGGCAGCGGCAGCGAATCAGCACACACGGCGCCTAGTGGGACGGGCAGTGGCTGGCGGGAGCGTCCGGCCAGCCAGCTCAGCCGTGGCAGCAGCCAGGCCTCAACGGTTGCCCCAGGGCTCCCTCCGCTGCACCCCCTAACGAAGGCCTATGCGGTGGTGGGTGGGCCGCCTGGGGGGCCACCTGTCCGGGAGCTGGCTGCTGTCCCCCCGGAGCTGACCGGTAGCCGCCAGTCCTTCCAGAAGGCTATGGGGAACCCCTGCGAGTTCTTCGTGGACATCATGTAG